The region TTTCCAACATAAACATGTGCTCGTCCAGCTCAAGGCCTCACTGAAACTGGAGAATGGAAGCACAGAAGGGAAATCCCGTTGCTTAACTTCAAGAACTAAGATGCCTTACTCTGTTTACTAGACATTTTCTAGAACAAGAGTATACCCTTATGGTCCCGAGACTGGGCTGCATTCGTTCTAGTTACTGAGCAGGATATTCTAGGtatttgtttcttgacttctgttctctttttcttaaacccaaaccaagaacagtatgaaataATAGCCCAGAGCAACTTGGTTCAGTGACTCCTGGCCAGCCCAGGACATGTGTCCCGCACCTCACCGGGGCTGAGAGGCCTGTGCCGGGAGTCACCTGGCGCGTCGCCAGGACGACAGCTCGTGGTTGGCTCCCCGTCCGCGCCCTTGCTGCCCTTCTGTGTGGACGCCCTGCCGCCGCCTCCAGCCGCTGTctgctgccctttccttctcgGCTCGGCGAGCCCGCATGCCAGGGCAGAGGCCTCGCAGGCGCTCCTGTGAAGCTGagtccctcctccccgccccctgtCCCTGTGCCTGCTCCGTGTTCGCTCACAGCAGACCCTGTCCATTCCCCTCCTTTTCATCCCTCGTGAACGCAAGTTCCCCGCGGGAAGGGACGGCTGTGAGTGGCGTGTCCATGTCGGCTTGTCGTCTGTGCTCAGTGCAGGAGTGAACGAATGGGCGTGGGTGGTGAGCGGGAGGGCCTGCAGGGAGCCCCGCAGAGCCTGTCCCCCGGGGGTGACAGGGCACTCGTGCCTGCCTTCCTTGGGGAGCGGGACACCCACACCCTGCCGGTGGAGTAGACGTTGTTGCATCCTCCGTGGGCGGTAACTGGTGATCCCTGGAAACAGTTGCCAGTGCGTGCGCCTTCTGACCAGCTATCCCACTAGGACCGTGCCCTGCAGCTGTGTCTACCGGTGAAGGCTGCAGCACACACCAGTTAGTCTTTGCCACCTAAGTGTCCGTCAGCAGGGGCTTTTCAGATGCAGCGCAGCACGTCCGTGTTGTTGAGTCCTCTGCACCATAGGAAGGCGCGGAGAGGCCATCTTCGGACGAGTACCGACCGACGCGCGTGGTGCGTGACTGGGTGAGAAAGCAGAGGTGCAGACGGTGCAAAAGAGGAAGCTGGGTCCACATGTACCTGTACTTGCCGTGTCCCCACAGGAAGACCCTGGGAGACGGACAGGAAGCCAGCGACAGTGattctggggtggggagaggggtgtgAGTGAGGCTTTCAGCTGGACACTTTTATATGTGAATTATGACTGTATcacctatttaaaaaacaaaagcttacGTCGTGGGGTCTATGTATGCAAAGCCTCGTGCTCAGGGCCTGGCCACAGAGCAGATCCTCGGGTCAGAGGTCAGCAGTGCTGTCCTGACGTGCCTACCACGCGCCCAGACCCACGGTCCCCGAGACGAAGAGGAGCTTTTCCCTGCCCTTGTGCACAGGCTGGTGGCAGACTGACGGTGCAGAGCACTGGAGAAGCCCTTTCTATGTTGGAGTTGGAGCTGTGGGCCGTTGGTTTGGGTGGTTTGCAGGTGGTGAGGTGTGGCATGTCTGGTGCCCCAGCAGGGCGCGGAGGTGGGCTCTggtttcagtccctaagttgtatccgtgtgtgtgtgcttacagCAGGCTCAGTGCACCTTTTAAGCGTGGGATACTCTTGAAACGTGTTTTGGCGCCCCAGTAACATGTATTTAATAACGGTGCCGTGATTCTGTATCTCCATACCTCACAGTTGCAGAGAAATGCCATTTTTATTTGATAGCATTACAATTTTGAGTTCTAATGGAGTCATTTTTGCAGTGTCTttttaagccagaaataaaattttctcctgaCCATAGTGCTAGATATTTTTGTGTTCATCCTTAAATGGAGAGATGTTGGAAAGATTGAGATGAGGTTTGGTTGCAGTGAGATATGAGGTGCAGGAGTTGAGGCCACACACAGCTGGGCGGGGGAGAGGTCGCTTCTGCAGCTGCCCCGCGAGGCCCTGGCCGGGAGGTGAGCCGCACGGTCCTGGGATCCTCGGCCCCCAGGCGGGTCACATTCAGAGAGACAGCCTGGCCCACTGGGTACAGCAAGGCCTGGGGGCTTGTGAGGTGCCCCCGGCCTCCTGTGGAAACCCTGGCAGAGCAGCCTGGGCTTGCAGGTTGTCGGCCTTGGTGCAGGTCAGCTGCTGGACCGGTGGGTCccgggcaggagaggaagggcgCGAGGGTGACTGTGCGGCTGTGAGATTGCAGTGACAGTGAGGCCGCCTGCTGCTTGGAGCCCTCGCCCGGCCCGcaggccccagcccctggccctgcACCTCGTGGGGTTGGGCCTCCCCGCTCCTCCCTAGCTGGGGACAGGTTGACCACCTCCCTTCTGGGGCCTCATTTTCTGTGACTTTCTGTAGAGATGCAGCAGACGCACGGCGCGAAGCCGACTAGGCACGGGGCCCCGTGTCTTGGTGGGCTTCCCGTCCCTGTGGCCCGTGGCCCCTGAGGCTCGGGTCAGGGAATCCCAACCACACGGGGGAAGTGGGAGCATGTATCGCCTCCCAAGCCTGAGGGCTCCCAGAGCACCAGTTATGGGGGTGGCAGCAGGACTTGCTGGGAACTTTGGGTCCTGGGAACCCCAGTGGTTTCTGGTGCCGTGATTTGGGGGCCGGTGAGCTCCGTGCGAGGTGTGCAGGCAGGGGCACGGGCGTGGGGCCATCCTTCAGGGGGTTCCACTTCTGCCTTTCATGCTTTTGGTTTTAAAGGGAAAACCCCCAATCTGTGCCCATTAAAATTGGTCAGTGGGTCAAAAATAAGCGTGGGGTAGAGATTAGGTGTTAATCATCTGTTAATGTTCTTAAACACCGCCTTGTTCCAAAGAAGGTGGGGGGATGGCCTGTAAGAATACACGCAAGACAGGGATGGTGAGTGAGGCAGTCAGTGAGTCAGGGCTGAGGTCAGAGCCCAGGGAGGTGTGCGCTCCTGTCCTGGGTGTTGCTGGCTGCACGTGGACCATCCCCTGACCCCCGGGAGTCTGAAGGGGCAGGTGCCGTGGGGACGGGCCACAGGGGCCGTGAGGGCGCAAAACAGCAGAGCAGAGCGCCTGGGGCGGTCCAGCGCTCAGCCGTGGGGCCCGTGAGGCTTGCCCAGGGGCCGCGTTGCACGGAGGCTGTGCAGGTGCTGGAGTCCCAGACCCCGGGCTCCCGAGTCGGATGTGTGACGCGCCAAGGGCTGCCCCCGCCCTGGTGCGTCCTGAGCCTGGCACAGCGTCGCGCGGGCACAGACTGGGCTCCCAGCAGGGTTTGCTGAATAACTGACACCCTCAGTGCAAGCCAGCGTCCCGACACCTCAGTGCAGTCCTAGAAAGCGATTCCACGAGGGCCCAAATGCCCTTCTCTGCCCTGCCCGCAGGCTGGGGCGTGGAACGCCTGGACGGATGTGTCCATTCTCACCGAGAAGCAGACAAGGTTTCTTGCTGGAAAAGTAGACCTTGAAAACTTCTCCATTGTGATAACTTGTTCTCCTTTGTCTTCACAGAGACTAATAGACAAGTCACGAGTAACCTGTGTCAAATGGGTTCCTGGTTCGGAAAGCCTTTTCCTAGTAGCCCACTCGAGTGGGAACATGTACTTGTATAATGTGGAGCACACTTGTGGCACCACAGCCCCCCACTACCAGCTCCTGAAGCAGGGGGAGAGCTTTGCCGTGCACACTTGCAAGAGCAAATCCACGAGGAACCCTCTCCTCAAATGGACGGTGGGCGAGGGGGCCCTCAACGAGTTTGCTTTCTCCCCAGATGGCAAGTTCTTGGCGTGTGTGAGCCAGGACGGCTTCCTGCGGGTGTTCAACTTTGACTCGGTGGAGCTGCACGGCACCATGAAAAGCTACTTTGGAGGCTTGCTGTGCGTGTGCTGGAGCCCCGACGGCAAGTACATCGTGGCGGGCGGAGAGGACGACCTGGTGACCGTCTGGTCCTTTGGGGACTGCCGCGTGATCGCGCGGGGCCACGGGCACAAGTCCTGGGTCAGCGTGGTGGCCTTTGACCCCTACACCACCAGCGTGGAAgagagcgaccccatggagttcAGTGGCAGTGACGAGGACTTCCAGGACCTTCTTCACTTTGGGAGAGACCGAGCGAACAGCACCCAGTCCCGGCTGTCCAAGCGGAACTCGACTGAGAGCCGGCCCGTCAGCGTCACGTATCGGTTCGGCTCCGTGGGCCAGGACACGCAGCTGTGCCTGTGGGACCTCACGGAAGACATCCTCTTCCCCCACCAGCCCCTCTCGCGCGCGCGGACACACACGAACGTCATGAACGCCACCAGCCCCCCCGCGGGCAGCACCGGGAACAGCGTGCCCACGCCCGGCAGCGCCGCGCCGCCCCCGCTGCCACGGTCCAACAGCCTCCCGCACGCTGCCGTCTCCAGCGCCGGCAGCAAGGGCAGCGTGGCGGACGGCGCCATCGCTGCTGGGGTCAGCAAGTTCGCCACACTCTCGCTGCACGACCGGAAGGACAGGCACCACGAGAAAGACCACAAGCGGAACCACAGCATGGGACACATCTCCAGCAAGAGCAGCGACAGACTGAACCTCGTCACCAAAACCAAAACGGACCCAGCGAAAGCCCTGGGGACGCCCCTGTGCCCTCGCATGGAAGACGTCCCCTTGTTAGAGCCGCTCATCTGTAAAAAGATAGCACATGAAAGACTGACTGTGTTAATTTTTCTTGAAGACTGTATAGTCACTGCTTGTCAGGAGGGATTTATTTGCACAT is a window of Bos indicus isolate NIAB-ARS_2022 breed Sahiwal x Tharparkar chromosome 21, NIAB-ARS_B.indTharparkar_mat_pri_1.0, whole genome shotgun sequence DNA encoding:
- the WDR20 gene encoding WD repeat-containing protein 20 isoform X2 codes for the protein MATEGGGKEMNEIKTQFTTREGLYKLLPHSEYSRPNRVPFNSQGSNPVRVSFVNLNDQSGNGDRLCFNVGRELYFYIYKGVRKRLIDKSRVTCVKWVPGSESLFLVAHSSGNMYLYNVEHTCGTTAPHYQLLKQGESFAVHTCKSKSTRNPLLKWTVGEGALNEFAFSPDGKFLACVSQDGFLRVFNFDSVELHGTMKSYFGGLLCVCWSPDGKYIVAGGEDDLVTVWSFGDCRVIARGHGHKSWVSVVAFDPYTTSVEESDPMEFSGSDEDFQDLLHFGRDRANSTQSRLSKRNSTESRPVSVTYRFGSVGQDTQLCLWDLTEDILFPHQPLSRARTHTNVMNATSPPAGSTGNSVPTPGSAAPPPLPRSNSLPHAAVSSAGSKGSVADGAIAAGVSKFATLSLHDRKDRHHEKDHKRNHSMGHISSKSSDRLNLVTKTKTDPAKALGTPLCPRMEDVPLLEPLICKKIAHERLTVLIFLEDCIVTACQEGFICTWGRPGKVGSLSAPSQATPPGGTAV
- the WDR20 gene encoding WD repeat-containing protein 20 isoform X1, whose product is MATEGGGKEMNEIKTQFTTREGLYKLLPHSEYSRPNRVPFNSQGSNPVRVSFVNLNDQSGNGDRLCFNVGRELYFYIYKGVRKAADLSKPIDKRIYKGTQPTCHDFNHLTATAESVSLLVGFSAGQVQLIDPIKKETSKLFNEERLIDKSRVTCVKWVPGSESLFLVAHSSGNMYLYNVEHTCGTTAPHYQLLKQGESFAVHTCKSKSTRNPLLKWTVGEGALNEFAFSPDGKFLACVSQDGFLRVFNFDSVELHGTMKSYFGGLLCVCWSPDGKYIVAGGEDDLVTVWSFGDCRVIARGHGHKSWVSVVAFDPYTTSVEESDPMEFSGSDEDFQDLLHFGRDRANSTQSRLSKRNSTESRPVSVTYRFGSVGQDTQLCLWDLTEDILFPHQPLSRARTHTNVMNATSPPAGSTGNSVPTPGSAAPPPLPRSNSLPHAAVSSAGSKGSVADGAIAAGVSKFATLSLHDRKDRHHEKDHKRNHSMGHISSKSSDRLNLVTKTKTDPAKALGTPLCPRMEDVPLLEPLICKKIAHERLTVLIFLEDCIVTACQEGFICTWGRPGKVGSLSAPSQATPPGGTAV
- the WDR20 gene encoding WD repeat-containing protein 20 isoform X3 codes for the protein MKAQAADLSKPIDKRIYKGTQPTCHDFNHLTATAESVSLLVGFSAGQVQLIDPIKKETSKLFNEERLIDKSRVTCVKWVPGSESLFLVAHSSGNMYLYNVEHTCGTTAPHYQLLKQGESFAVHTCKSKSTRNPLLKWTVGEGALNEFAFSPDGKFLACVSQDGFLRVFNFDSVELHGTMKSYFGGLLCVCWSPDGKYIVAGGEDDLVTVWSFGDCRVIARGHGHKSWVSVVAFDPYTTSVEESDPMEFSGSDEDFQDLLHFGRDRANSTQSRLSKRNSTESRPVSVTYRFGSVGQDTQLCLWDLTEDILFPHQPLSRARTHTNVMNATSPPAGSTGNSVPTPGSAAPPPLPRSNSLPHAAVSSAGSKGSVADGAIAAGVSKFATLSLHDRKDRHHEKDHKRNHSMGHISSKSSDRLNLVTKTKTDPAKALGTPLCPRMEDVPLLEPLICKKIAHERLTVLIFLEDCIVTACQEGFICTWGRPGKVGSLSAPSQATPPGGTAV
- the WDR20 gene encoding WD repeat-containing protein 20 isoform X10, coding for MATEGGGKEMNEIKTQFTTREGLYKLLPHSEYSRPNRVPFNSQGSNPVRVSFVNLNDQSGNGDRLCFNVGRELYFYIYKGVRKAADLSKPIDKRIYKGTQPTCHDFNHLTATAESVSLLVGFSAGQVQLIDPIKKETSKLFNEENSCQHLGKMDWNEDSKTSEEALVIVQRLIDKSRVTCVKWVPGSESLFLVAHSSGNMYLYNVEHTCGTTAPHYQLLKQGESFAVHTCKSKSTRNPLLKWTVGEGALNEFAFSPDGKFLACVSQDGFLRVFNFDSVELHGTMKSYFGGLLCVCWSPDGKYIVAGGEDDLVTVWSFGDCRVIARGHGHKSWVSVVAFDPYTTSVEESDPMEFSGSDEDFQDLLHFGRDRANSTQSRLSKRNSTESRPVSVTYRFGSVGQDTQLCLWDLTEDILFPHQPLSRARTHTNVMNATSPPAGSTGNSVPTPGSAAPPPLPRSNSLPHAAVSSAGSKGSVADGAIAAGVSKFATLSLHDRKDRHHEKDHKRNHSMGHISSKSSDRLNLVTKTKTDPAKALGTPLCPRMEDVPLLEPLICKKIAHERLTVLIFLEDCIVTACQEGFICTWGRPGKVGSLSAPSQATPPGGTAV
- the WDR20 gene encoding WD repeat-containing protein 20 isoform X5, whose translation is MKSYFGGLLCVCWSPDGKYIVAGGEDDLVTVWSFGDCRVIARGHGHKSWVSVVAFDPYTTSVEESDPMEFSGSDEDFQDLLHFGRDRANSTQSRLSKRNSTESRPVSVTYRFGSVGQDTQLCLWDLTEDILFPHQPLSRARTHTNVMNATSPPAGSTGNSVPTPGSAAPPPLPRSNSLPHAAVSSAGSKGSVADGAIAAGVSKFATLSLHDRKDRHHEKDHKRNHSMGHISSKSSDRLNLVTKTKTDPAKALGTPLCPRMEDVPLLEPLICKKIAHERLTVLIFLEDCIVTACQEGFICTWGRPGKVGSLSAPSQATPPGGTAV
- the WDR20 gene encoding WD repeat-containing protein 20 isoform X4 translates to MYLYNVEHTCGTTAPHYQLLKQGESFAVHTCKSKSTRNPLLKWTVGEGALNEFAFSPDGKFLACVSQDGFLRVFNFDSVELHGTMKSYFGGLLCVCWSPDGKYIVAGGEDDLVTVWSFGDCRVIARGHGHKSWVSVVAFDPYTTSVEESDPMEFSGSDEDFQDLLHFGRDRANSTQSRLSKRNSTESRPVSVTYRFGSVGQDTQLCLWDLTEDILFPHQPLSRARTHTNVMNATSPPAGSTGNSVPTPGSAAPPPLPRSNSLPHAAVSSAGSKGSVADGAIAAGVSKFATLSLHDRKDRHHEKDHKRNHSMGHISSKSSDRLNLVTKTKTDPAKALGTPLCPRMEDVPLLEPLICKKIAHERLTVLIFLEDCIVTACQEGFICTWGRPGKVGSLSAPSQATPPGGTAV